The Mucilaginibacter yixingensis genome window below encodes:
- a CDS encoding DUF5000 domain-containing lipoprotein, translating to MKISRSLIVLYTSVICLILMASCKQTTINKPTVTNTNPPGPVSNVAVTNQNGKATLTYTLPSDKDLLYVKAVYDIGKGRTEEVKASSYSNGLTVIGFGDTLAHTVKLYAVNSSEVASAPVSVVVNPLTPAIVTARRSLKVVATFGGFSLTCNNPSQENLTIIPMVDTVGNGKWVQTLGMDNIYSNAPVINSVERGQPAIPRKYAFVVRDRWLNFSDTLFVTLQPLFEQLIPKSTWSNYVLPGDATLLYSYTNVQQIYDGNFNPGWPNVLFTVENAGSPQMVTLDLGKAHIFSRFQINPFLEVGNVYYVRGNQKDFEIWGSNTPNLNGALDASWTLLTTCHVVKPSGSPSGTETAADQTYAHNGWQFDFPVSSQSYRYIRIRSLQNWQGSYFMSMGEFTIWGN from the coding sequence ATGAAAATCTCAAGATCACTCATAGTACTATATACATCGGTTATCTGCCTCATATTGATGGCAAGTTGCAAGCAAACTACCATCAACAAACCAACGGTTACCAATACCAACCCGCCGGGTCCGGTATCAAACGTTGCGGTAACTAACCAAAACGGCAAGGCCACACTAACCTATACCCTGCCAAGCGATAAAGACTTGCTGTACGTAAAGGCGGTTTATGATATTGGCAAAGGCCGCACCGAAGAGGTAAAAGCATCAAGCTACAGCAATGGCCTTACCGTAATAGGTTTTGGCGATACCCTGGCACACACTGTTAAACTGTATGCTGTAAACTCAAGCGAGGTGGCATCGGCCCCCGTATCTGTAGTGGTTAATCCTTTAACCCCTGCCATCGTCACTGCACGCAGATCGCTTAAAGTTGTCGCCACATTTGGCGGCTTCAGCCTCACCTGTAATAACCCTTCGCAAGAGAACCTGACCATCATCCCTATGGTTGATACCGTGGGCAACGGCAAATGGGTGCAAACCCTGGGTATGGATAACATCTATAGCAACGCCCCGGTAATTAACAGTGTAGAACGCGGTCAGCCTGCAATTCCCCGCAAATACGCTTTTGTAGTGCGCGATCGCTGGCTGAACTTTTCTGACACCTTATTTGTAACACTGCAACCATTGTTTGAGCAGCTGATACCAAAATCAACCTGGAGCAATTATGTTTTACCGGGCGATGCTACCCTGCTTTACTCTTACACCAACGTACAGCAGATTTACGACGGCAACTTTAACCCGGGCTGGCCAAACGTGCTATTTACGGTAGAGAACGCCGGCAGCCCGCAAATGGTAACGCTAGACCTTGGTAAAGCACACATATTTAGTCGTTTCCAGATCAATCCGTTCCTGGAGGTGGGCAACGTGTACTATGTAAGGGGTAACCAGAAAGATTTTGAAATATGGGGATCAAACACGCCTAACCTAAACGGCGCGCTTGATGCCAGCTGGACCCTACTCACTACCTGCCACGTGGTGAAACCATCAGGATCGCCTTCGGGTACCGAAACCGCCGCCGACCAGACCTATGCACACAATGGCTGGCAGTTTGACTTCCCGGTTAGCTCGCAATCCTATCGCTACATCCGTATCCGCAGCCTGCAAAACTGGCAAGGATCATACTTTATGAGTATGGGCGAGTTTACCATATGGGGTAATTAG
- a CDS encoding RagB/SusD family nutrient uptake outer membrane protein, protein MKHIRYNGKMQAAGNPFWASVSRAKYYAAFMLVLLMALGTSCKKAYLDVVPDNVSTIANAFASKTEAEKYLFTCYSYLPTDVDPTYNVGLSAGDEVFVLDPANHIRSTNVLRLVYGDQNTSDPIANFKDGTRDASANYKAIRDCNVFLENISDLSKVPDLDIDTRNRWIGEAQFLKAFYHFILFRAYGPIPVIDQNLPIDASIDQIRVKRQPVDSVVNYISNLLDAAAAKLPASITNSASELGRITKPIALSLKARLLTTAASPLFNGNSDYGSFTNKDGTQLFNSQYSVAKWQRAADACKAAIDLCTAQGIVLYTFPAGATTNTLSDTTKTQMSIRNAMSEPWNSELIWGLTAANNINYNSFLQSMAVGQFDFPNAVASKTANHPLLGPTLKMARTFYTRNGVPIDEDKTLDFSNIAALRTATHAERFYIKEGEITARLNYDREPRYYADMGFDRGVWYMANSPSKSDENTFWLMARGGETSQSSPVPVTGFYMKKDLNWHFDWNSVTYVPYPFPAMRLADLYLLYAEALNEAQGPVADVYTYVNKVRARAGLQTVQTSWSNFSTNPSKYTTQAGMRSIIQRERAIELCFEGQRYWDLIRWKTAGQELNANITGWTVSGQTADLYYREVSFLSRHFMVPRDYLWPIQENDLLVNQNLVQNPNW, encoded by the coding sequence ATGAAACATATTAGATATAACGGAAAGATGCAGGCTGCGGGTAATCCTTTTTGGGCATCGGTTAGCCGTGCAAAATATTATGCCGCTTTTATGCTGGTGCTTTTAATGGCATTAGGTACCTCATGTAAAAAAGCCTACCTGGATGTGGTGCCCGATAACGTATCAACCATAGCCAATGCCTTTGCTTCAAAAACCGAGGCCGAGAAATATTTATTTACCTGCTACAGCTATCTGCCAACCGATGTTGACCCAACCTATAACGTAGGCCTGTCTGCCGGCGACGAGGTTTTTGTATTGGACCCAGCTAACCACATCCGGTCTACCAACGTTTTGCGCCTGGTTTACGGCGATCAGAACACTTCAGACCCGATTGCTAACTTTAAGGACGGCACCCGCGATGCATCGGCCAACTACAAAGCCATCAGAGATTGCAACGTTTTTCTGGAGAACATCTCAGACCTGAGCAAGGTGCCCGATCTTGACATTGATACCCGCAACCGCTGGATTGGCGAGGCGCAATTCTTAAAAGCCTTCTATCATTTTATACTGTTCCGCGCTTATGGCCCTATTCCGGTTATTGATCAGAACCTGCCAATTGATGCATCGATAGACCAGATTCGTGTAAAACGCCAGCCGGTGGATAGCGTAGTAAACTACATCTCAAACTTGCTGGATGCCGCAGCGGCAAAACTCCCTGCGTCTATCACCAACTCGGCATCAGAGTTAGGTCGTATTACCAAACCTATCGCGCTCAGCTTAAAAGCGCGCTTGCTTACTACAGCTGCAAGCCCCCTGTTTAATGGCAACTCAGATTATGGTTCTTTTACCAATAAAGACGGCACCCAGTTATTTAACTCGCAATACAGCGTTGCCAAATGGCAAAGAGCCGCCGACGCCTGTAAAGCAGCCATAGACCTGTGCACAGCGCAAGGTATTGTTTTATACACCTTCCCGGCGGGAGCAACCACCAATACCCTTAGCGATACCACCAAGACACAAATGAGCATCCGCAATGCCATGAGCGAGCCGTGGAACAGCGAATTGATATGGGGATTAACCGCGGCCAACAACATCAACTATAATTCCTTCTTACAGTCTATGGCCGTAGGGCAGTTTGACTTCCCGAATGCCGTTGCCTCTAAAACAGCCAACCACCCGCTGTTGGGGCCAACCTTAAAAATGGCCAGAACCTTCTACACCCGCAACGGCGTGCCTATAGACGAGGATAAAACCCTTGACTTTAGCAACATTGCCGCCCTGCGTACTGCCACGCATGCCGAAAGGTTTTATATTAAGGAAGGTGAAATTACCGCCCGCCTTAACTACGACCGCGAGCCACGATACTATGCCGATATGGGCTTTGACCGCGGCGTTTGGTACATGGCCAACAGCCCGTCAAAAAGTGATGAGAATACTTTTTGGCTGATGGCCCGCGGGGGCGAAACCAGTCAATCATCGCCGGTACCGGTTACAGGCTTTTATATGAAGAAAGACCTGAACTGGCATTTTGACTGGAACTCGGTAACCTATGTACCTTATCCGTTCCCGGCTATGCGTTTGGCAGATCTGTACCTGCTGTATGCAGAGGCATTGAACGAGGCCCAGGGGCCGGTTGCAGATGTATACACCTACGTTAACAAGGTTCGTGCGCGTGCGGGTTTACAAACGGTACAAACCTCGTGGAGCAACTTTAGCACTAACCCATCTAAATATACCACCCAGGCTGGTATGCGTTCAATTATTCAAAGAGAGCGCGCTATAGAACTGTGTTTTGAAGGCCAGCGTTACTGGGACCTGATTCGTTGGAAAACTGCCGGACAGGAATTGAACGCGAACATAACAGGCTGGACCGTTAGCGGGCAAACTGCTGATCTGTATTACAGGGAAGTATCTTTCTTATCAAGACACTTCATGGTTCCTAGAGACTACCTGTGGCCTATTCAGGAAAACGACCTGCTTGTTAACCAAAACCTGGTACAAAACCCTAACTGGTAA
- a CDS encoding TonB-dependent receptor produces MKITLFLTMAAILQASAASYAQKVTIHAKDASLKEVFEKIQKQISYDFLYNAKDLEKSKPVNLELDNAGLKQALDVCFANQPLTYTIKNTSILITERPVAPEAAMKRLITGKVTDEKGETLIGVSVKLKGTTSGTTTDVNGKFTLSVPDSKAILVFTYIGYDTQEIAVGDKSILNVVLKAKENSLNEVTVTVAYGTQKKTTLVSSITSVDPAELKGPTSNLTTMLAGKIGGVISYQRSGEPGQDNASFFIRGVGTFGAGKVDPLILIDGIESSTNDLARLQPDDISGFSVLKDATATSLYGARGANGVILINTKTGVVGKMKLNARVENSTSSNTKSIGLADNITYMNLANEAVLTRNPLGALPYSQNKIDHTARGDNPLLYPSNNWIQQLIKDKTNNQRLNLNASGGSDKSKYYLAMTYNIDNGNLKDNSLNGFNNNIKLKSYSMLSNVTINLTKTTEALVSLKGQFDDYNGPIGGGGTVYYNALWSNPVAFPAVYPGSLLPYAQHPLFGNAVIPGGGGLYVNPYAQSLSGFQTSKTSTLIAQLSLKQNLDAITPGLSARMMAYTERYASFSVSRQVSPYYYRSNSQDGVFTGLTLLNDGSSGSIGATPTEYLTYTPGTALVNSTTYAEAAINYSHVFGQKHSVGGLLIGTIRNYLTGNAADLQTSLPARNEGVSGRFTYGYDNRYLVEYDFGYNGSERFAANHRFGFFPSVGGGWIVSNEAFFKPLLKYVNRLKFRATYGLVGNDQIGNANDRFFYLSNVNLNGTSSGNFGTNFTYSRPTVSTSRYENDDITWELSRQTNLGMDLTLFNDFNLTVDAYRQVRSNILMVRNTIPTSMGLQAAVSANAGKAQSQGVDIALDYHKSFNNSLWIQTRGTLTYAVSKLLVNEEPIYPANDQNLSQVGNSLSQIYGLVAERLFIDQREVNNSPIQYGSIMAGDIKFRDVNGDGKITNADYVPIGYPTTPEIIYGFGFSVGFKNFDISAFFQGSARSSFLINSANITPFYLNGGNQNGLLSVIANNHWSEDNQNSYAFWPRLNSLISTNNSQPSTWWLENGSFIRLKSTEIGYNVPEKILKKLGFGSARIYINGTNLLTMSVFKLWDPEMGTSGLGYPIQKVFNMGLSAGF; encoded by the coding sequence ATGAAAATAACCCTGTTTTTGACAATGGCGGCTATATTGCAAGCCTCGGCCGCCAGTTATGCACAAAAAGTTACTATACACGCCAAGGATGCGAGTCTTAAGGAGGTGTTTGAAAAAATTCAAAAGCAAATAAGCTATGATTTTTTGTACAATGCTAAGGATTTAGAAAAATCCAAACCGGTAAACCTGGAGCTGGACAATGCCGGGCTAAAACAAGCGCTTGACGTTTGTTTTGCCAACCAGCCCCTCACCTACACCATCAAAAACACCTCTATTCTGATTACCGAACGCCCGGTGGCCCCAGAAGCTGCCATGAAAAGGTTGATTACGGGTAAGGTAACTGATGAAAAAGGTGAAACACTGATAGGCGTATCTGTTAAACTAAAAGGAACAACCAGTGGCACCACTACTGATGTTAACGGCAAGTTTACGCTTAGCGTACCTGATAGCAAAGCCATACTTGTGTTTACTTACATTGGTTATGACACGCAGGAAATAGCTGTAGGCGATAAATCAATACTTAACGTAGTATTAAAAGCCAAAGAAAACAGCCTGAACGAGGTTACCGTTACGGTAGCCTACGGTACACAGAAAAAAACAACGCTGGTTAGTTCTATCACCTCGGTAGATCCGGCTGAACTTAAGGGCCCTACCAGTAACCTGACCACTATGCTGGCCGGTAAAATTGGCGGTGTTATATCTTACCAGCGCAGCGGCGAGCCGGGGCAAGACAATGCCTCATTCTTTATCAGAGGCGTTGGCACGTTTGGCGCCGGCAAGGTTGACCCGCTTATTCTGATAGACGGTATTGAATCAAGCACCAATGATCTGGCCAGGCTGCAGCCGGATGATATCAGCGGCTTTTCTGTACTTAAAGATGCTACAGCAACTTCATTGTATGGTGCCAGAGGTGCTAACGGGGTGATCCTGATCAATACCAAAACCGGTGTTGTGGGCAAAATGAAACTTAATGCCCGTGTAGAAAACTCTACATCATCAAACACAAAAAGCATTGGTCTGGCAGATAACATTACTTACATGAACCTGGCCAATGAGGCTGTATTAACAAGGAACCCGCTGGGCGCTTTGCCATACTCGCAAAACAAAATTGATCATACGGCTCGTGGTGATAATCCTTTATTATATCCAAGCAATAACTGGATCCAGCAGCTTATTAAAGACAAAACCAACAACCAAAGGCTTAATTTAAATGCCAGCGGTGGGTCAGACAAGTCAAAATACTACCTGGCTATGACCTACAATATTGATAACGGTAACCTGAAAGACAACTCACTGAACGGCTTTAACAACAACATTAAGTTAAAATCGTACTCCATGTTGTCAAACGTTACCATCAACCTTACCAAAACCACCGAGGCCCTGGTAAGCCTTAAAGGCCAGTTTGATGACTATAACGGCCCAATTGGCGGCGGTGGCACGGTTTATTACAATGCCTTGTGGAGTAACCCGGTGGCGTTTCCGGCTGTTTACCCTGGCAGCTTATTGCCTTATGCACAGCATCCTCTGTTTGGTAACGCAGTTATTCCAGGTGGTGGTGGTTTATATGTAAACCCTTACGCACAATCGTTATCGGGTTTCCAAACTTCAAAAACCAGCACCTTAATAGCGCAACTGAGCTTAAAACAAAATCTGGACGCCATTACGCCTGGCCTTTCTGCCCGTATGATGGCGTATACCGAACGCTACGCAAGTTTCTCCGTATCGCGTCAGGTAAGTCCGTACTATTATCGTTCTAACTCACAGGATGGTGTGTTTACCGGTTTAACGCTGCTTAATGATGGATCTTCAGGCAGTATTGGAGCAACACCAACCGAGTATTTAACTTATACCCCCGGTACAGCTTTGGTTAACAGCACCACTTATGCCGAGGCTGCCATCAACTACTCGCACGTGTTTGGCCAAAAACATAGCGTGGGTGGTTTGCTCATCGGTACTATCAGAAACTACCTGACAGGCAATGCTGCCGATCTGCAAACCTCATTGCCGGCGCGTAATGAAGGAGTTTCAGGCCGATTTACCTACGGTTATGATAACCGCTACCTGGTAGAGTACGATTTTGGCTACAACGGTTCAGAACGCTTTGCAGCCAATCACCGGTTTGGCTTTTTCCCGTCTGTAGGTGGCGGCTGGATCGTATCAAACGAGGCCTTCTTCAAGCCATTGCTTAAATATGTTAACCGACTGAAATTCAGGGCCACTTATGGTTTGGTGGGTAATGATCAGATTGGTAACGCTAATGACCGTTTCTTCTACCTCTCTAACGTTAACCTTAACGGTACGTCAAGCGGCAACTTTGGTACTAACTTTACCTATAGCCGCCCAACGGTATCAACCAGCCGTTATGAGAACGACGATATCACCTGGGAGCTTTCCAGACAGACCAACCTGGGTATGGACCTTACGCTGTTTAACGATTTTAACCTTACGGTTGATGCCTATCGCCAGGTTCGCAGCAATATCTTAATGGTGAGGAACACTATACCTACCTCAATGGGTTTACAGGCTGCCGTATCAGCCAACGCCGGTAAGGCTCAGAGTCAGGGTGTTGATATAGCGTTAGATTATCATAAATCGTTCAATAACTCATTGTGGATTCAAACCCGGGGTACGCTTACCTATGCAGTGAGCAAATTGCTGGTAAACGAGGAGCCTATCTACCCGGCTAATGATCAGAACCTGTCGCAGGTAGGCAATTCGCTGAGCCAGATCTATGGTTTAGTAGCCGAAAGACTCTTTATTGATCAGCGCGAGGTGAATAACTCGCCAATACAATACGGATCGATTATGGCGGGCGATATCAAGTTCCGCGATGTTAATGGCGACGGCAAAATTACCAATGCCGACTATGTGCCTATCGGTTACCCTACTACTCCCGAAATCATCTATGGCTTCGGTTTCTCGGTAGGATTTAAGAATTTCGATATCAGTGCCTTCTTCCAGGGATCGGCCAGATCATCATTCCTCATCAACTCGGCCAACATCACCCCTTTCTATCTGAATGGCGGTAACCAAAATGGTCTGTTGAGCGTAATTGCCAACAACCACTGGTCTGAAGACAACCAGAATTCTTACGCATTCTGGCCTCGTTTAAACAGCCTCATCTCTACCAACAACAGCCAGCCATCAACCTGGTGGCTTGAAAACGGATCGTTCATCCGCTTAAAATCAACCGAGATTGGGTACAACGTTCCTGAGAAAATATTGAAAAAGCTTGGCTTCGGCAGTGCACGCATCTACATCAACGGCACCAATTTACTTACCATGAGTGTATTTAAACTCTGGGACCCTGAGATGGGTACATCGGGTTTGGGATACCCTATTCAAAAGGTATTTAACATGGGCTTATCTGCCGGATTTTAA
- a CDS encoding FecR family protein — MNQERLVRLLQEYFDNTINRDDCIELLRYLKASDTDNIADLISEEMLKLHQGAQPDSFKKHSVLQRIKHDPRFTGEEPLSQIHQPKIVKFYQRKWLKIAAAILFVCTGLGLYVVNHQNQICCQNLAQTQINNAIRPGGNKATLTLSNGQVIVLDTANNGLIANTGKTRVIKSNKAQLVYNATTQSAITPANAPVVYNTLSTPRGGMFQVVLPDGTQVWLNSASSLKFPTTFSGSERRVTLTGEGYFEVAKNKEKPFYVDINHVEVRVLGTHFNIAAYEDDNDITTTLLEGAVQVKNSDQSSTIKPGEQAVVKNDCNAIKVSPANIEKAMAWKNGYFIFGDEDIKSIMKKISRWYDVEVVYSGDFNNIRFGGTFYRSKSIDELLSNLEAIGKINFKIAGRRIIVMK; from the coding sequence ATGAACCAAGAGAGACTTGTGCGCCTGCTACAAGAATATTTTGACAATACCATCAATCGTGATGATTGTATTGAGTTGTTAAGATATTTAAAAGCCTCTGATACAGATAACATTGCCGACCTGATTAGCGAGGAAATGTTAAAACTGCATCAAGGTGCACAGCCCGATAGCTTTAAAAAGCACAGTGTTTTGCAGCGCATTAAGCACGACCCTCGATTTACCGGAGAAGAGCCGTTATCGCAGATTCATCAACCTAAAATTGTTAAGTTTTATCAAAGAAAATGGTTAAAGATCGCGGCGGCGATTTTGTTTGTTTGTACTGGGCTGGGTTTATATGTGGTTAACCACCAAAACCAGATCTGCTGTCAAAACCTGGCACAAACTCAAATAAACAATGCTATCCGTCCAGGAGGTAATAAAGCCACCCTGACACTCTCAAACGGACAGGTTATTGTGCTGGACACCGCTAACAACGGCCTGATTGCCAACACCGGAAAAACCAGGGTAATTAAAAGCAATAAAGCGCAACTAGTCTATAACGCCACCACACAGTCTGCTATAACACCAGCAAACGCCCCTGTTGTTTATAATACCCTATCTACCCCCAGGGGCGGCATGTTCCAGGTGGTACTGCCTGATGGCACGCAGGTGTGGCTTAACTCGGCATCATCTCTCAAATTCCCAACAACATTCAGCGGATCAGAAAGGCGCGTAACCCTTACAGGCGAGGGCTATTTTGAGGTAGCCAAGAATAAAGAAAAACCTTTTTATGTTGATATCAATCACGTAGAAGTAAGGGTTTTAGGCACCCACTTTAACATTGCGGCCTATGAGGACGATAACGACATAACCACCACCCTGCTGGAAGGTGCCGTACAGGTTAAGAACAGCGATCAGTCGTCAACCATAAAACCCGGCGAGCAGGCTGTTGTAAAAAACGACTGCAACGCTATCAAAGTATCGCCGGCCAATATTGAGAAGGCCATGGCCTGGAAAAATGGCTATTTCATATTTGGCGATGAGGACATTAAAAGCATCATGAAAAAAATATCACGCTGGTACGATGTGGAGGTCGTGTACAGCGGAGATTTTAATAATATCAGATTTGGAGGAACCTTTTACCGCTCAAAAAGCATAGACGAGTTATTGTCAAACCTGGAGGCGATAGGGAAAATTAACTTCAAAATAGCAGGAAGGAGGATCATCGTCATGAAATAA
- a CDS encoding RNA polymerase sigma factor, with protein MHKGLGSDTVVRLMAGDQDAFELIYDLCSEKLFRLAYRFLKDTEQSEEVVQETFINLWVNREKLDPQGNIWLYLYVVGKRLALNQLRSASQSRLYTERLLVQFEETHNSTEEAVFLQELKVLTERVIDNLPKQQQVIYRLSRVEGFSHKEIADQLNISTNTVKNHMGAALRTIKSNLAEGGLVSLLLVSVVMRHIK; from the coding sequence ATGCATAAGGGATTAGGCAGTGATACTGTTGTGCGATTGATGGCGGGCGATCAAGACGCTTTTGAATTGATTTATGACCTCTGCAGCGAGAAACTTTTCAGACTGGCCTACCGGTTTTTAAAAGACACGGAGCAAAGCGAAGAAGTGGTGCAAGAGACATTTATCAACCTTTGGGTGAACCGGGAGAAACTCGATCCGCAGGGAAATATCTGGCTTTATCTGTATGTAGTTGGCAAACGTTTGGCTTTAAACCAGTTGCGCAGTGCGTCGCAGTCAAGACTTTATACCGAGAGGCTGCTTGTCCAGTTTGAAGAAACCCATAACAGCACCGAAGAGGCTGTATTTTTGCAGGAACTTAAAGTACTTACCGAAAGGGTTATTGATAATCTACCCAAACAGCAACAGGTAATATACCGCCTTAGCCGGGTTGAGGGTTTTTCGCACAAAGAGATAGCCGACCAATTGAACATATCAACCAATACGGTAAAAAATCACATGGGCGCCGCGCTCAGAACTATCAAGTCTAACCTGGCTGAAGGCGGACTGGTGTCTTTGTTATTGGTGAGCGTTGTGATGCGTCACATTAAATAA
- a CDS encoding glycoside hydrolase gives MKRKGLPIVAIVLSILLQKAIAQTTFTINCQNQNQTIHDFGASGAWNSEVIGKYWPEEKKNRIAELLFSPETDQAGNPKGIALSSYRFNIGAGTTEQGEASNIPDPQRRTECFLDAKGKYDFTKQAGYQWFVRKAKDYGVPTLIGFVNSPPVFMNQNGLGFKSNKDGHANLKPEKYTEFADFLASVMQYFDREGLHLSCVSPVNEPQWEWTIDSKGKSSQEGSPYFNTEIAAVTRKIDSVFTKRKIGTQIFVAENGSMDRLFQGNSWADNQIDNLWNPQSSNYIGGLKNVVGNAVSSHSYWTESTTAKLIENRQKLFQKLQSTNKGLQFWQTEYSFLGDGYKEGSAQKRSQIDCALFLAKVIYHDLTLANAPVWQFWTAVDGTRPTAEIRYNLICAIENKDKTDGDFYDTKSLWALGNYSRFVRPGMIRVATDRNDGLSLEQAANKLMLSAYFDEATHKLVIVAINYDTQPQEIHLKLNDFKFKVSSLKPYITSEQDNLKAYPEVRVNDGITLKARSITTFVSR, from the coding sequence ATGAAAAGAAAAGGGCTACCTATTGTTGCTATAGTACTTAGCATACTTTTGCAAAAAGCAATTGCGCAAACCACTTTTACTATTAATTGTCAAAATCAAAACCAAACCATTCATGATTTTGGCGCATCCGGCGCCTGGAATTCTGAGGTGATTGGTAAATATTGGCCCGAGGAAAAGAAGAATCGTATAGCAGAATTATTATTCAGTCCTGAAACAGATCAAGCAGGAAACCCCAAGGGTATTGCCTTGTCGTCATACCGTTTTAATATAGGCGCCGGAACGACAGAGCAAGGAGAAGCCAGTAATATACCAGACCCACAACGTCGCACCGAATGTTTCCTTGATGCAAAGGGGAAATATGATTTTACCAAACAGGCCGGCTACCAATGGTTCGTTAGGAAAGCAAAAGATTATGGGGTGCCCACGCTGATCGGATTTGTAAATAGTCCACCTGTTTTTATGAATCAGAATGGTTTGGGCTTTAAATCAAACAAAGACGGACATGCCAATCTAAAGCCAGAAAAGTATACTGAATTTGCTGATTTCCTGGCGTCGGTAATGCAATACTTTGACAGGGAGGGGCTTCATTTAAGCTGCGTAAGTCCGGTTAATGAACCTCAATGGGAATGGACGATAGACAGCAAAGGTAAATCCTCTCAGGAAGGTTCGCCTTATTTCAATACTGAAATTGCAGCTGTTACCAGGAAGATCGATTCGGTTTTTACCAAACGCAAAATCGGTACTCAAATATTTGTAGCTGAAAATGGATCCATGGACAGGCTTTTCCAGGGTAATAGCTGGGCGGATAATCAAATTGATAATTTATGGAACCCCCAAAGTTCAAATTACATCGGTGGGCTGAAAAATGTGGTAGGTAATGCGGTTTCATCTCATAGCTACTGGACTGAAAGCACTACCGCTAAGTTGATTGAGAACCGGCAAAAGTTGTTTCAAAAACTACAATCAACCAATAAGGGCCTGCAATTCTGGCAAACAGAGTACAGCTTTTTAGGTGATGGTTACAAGGAGGGCAGCGCACAGAAACGCAGCCAAATTGATTGCGCTTTATTTTTAGCAAAAGTTATCTATCACGATTTAACACTGGCAAATGCACCCGTGTGGCAGTTTTGGACAGCGGTTGACGGCACGCGCCCTACGGCCGAGATACGGTACAACCTGATCTGTGCGATAGAAAATAAAGACAAGACAGATGGTGATTTCTACGATACCAAAAGTCTGTGGGCGCTGGGTAACTACAGCAGGTTTGTTCGCCCGGGAATGATTCGGGTAGCAACAGACCGGAATGACGGGCTTTCATTGGAGCAAGCAGCCAACAAGCTCATGCTATCTGCTTATTTTGATGAGGCGACACATAAACTTGTGATTGTAGCTATTAACTATGACACTCAGCCTCAGGAAATTCATCTTAAACTGAATGACTTTAAATTTAAGGTGTCATCCCTAAAACCATACATAACTTCTGAACAGGATAACCTGAAAGCTTACCCCGAAGTTCGTGTCAACGATGGGATAACATTAAAGGCAAGGTCAATAACAACTTTTGTAAGCAGGTAG